TCAAAATGGATGAAGTAGCACCAGACAAGGTATTAACAACACAAGAAGATCAAATTAATTATGTATTAGATACACTGGAAATTACTGGAGAAACAGGATTTAATTATACTAATGCTAATTATTCTTTATTAGCTGGTATTCTATCAACTGTCACAGGAGAAAGTTATGAAGAGTTATTCACGAAAGAAATCATCGAACCATTAAATTTATCTCATACATTTTTTTGGGATAATGTAGCTGAAGAGGATGTTGCAAAAGCTTATAATAGTTCATTATTGTATGGAGATTATACAGAGAGTGCTTCAGATTTTTCTCGTTCAAAAGCTTTATATTCTAGTTTGATTGGGGCTGGAAATGTCTTGATGTCTGCAAACGATTTAGTGACTTTTGTTCAGGCGTTGATCGATGGTACTTTAATAACAAAAGAAGACTTTTCTAATATGGTAAAATCGGATAATGATTATAGTGGAGCATTTTGGCAGACTGATGGATGTCTGCAAACGAACGGTAGTTTGGGAGATTATGAATCTTCAGTTTTTCTTGATAATGATGGTGAAAATATTATTATATTAATTAGTAATGGTCATGAACTAGATAGCTTATCAGATTTGGCATCAGATATTTATAAAAGTCATTTTGCTTAATTTACTGACAGAATCAAATGATTTTTTATCAAAAGAGCCTTTATAAAGGTTCTTTTTTATAAAGATATTAAATATTTAATTTTTTATAACTTGAAAAAAAATATGTAATTGTAAGACAATTATCTTATATATGTAAAAGATAGTGTTTTTATGAACAAAAGGTTATCTAGTTTTTTTGTAACAATGACTATTATTGATATTATTACAGCAGTTCCAGTATTAGGTGGTATGATTGATGTTTTTAAAGTATTAACGATATTATTGTTAAGTTTTTCTATTCATGTTTTAGAAAAACAGCCAAAAAAAGTGGAGCCATTTTAATGATTATCTCATGTGCTTTATCTTTAATAGGAGGATTAATAGTTCTTGGATCAGTAGGAAATCCATGATGATAAAAGGAGATAGTGCATATAAAACAGGAGCTGTATTGGGGTCGTTTATAGGGGGATCGATAGTAAGCTACATTTTTAGACTTCTAGCATGGATTTTAAAAATATTAGCTATCATATTCTCGTTTCAAGCTTCAAATCAATTAAAGGCAATTGAGTTACGAAAAAAGCAAAGTAAGCATAAAAAAAAGTCGAAAAAAAGAATAGATAATTTTAATCATATAAAAACTTGTGCTTTTTTTAACAATAAAAAACAAAAAACAACAAAGTTACTCATTTTAAAAAATAAAATGAGTAACTTTGTTGTTTTTTGTTTAGGTAATTATTTTAAAAACCCTTTAAAATAAAGATGATTTATGATTTTTATATTTTTTTATAAAATCACTTGTAAAAAAAGAGTAAGAGTTGTATAATTCGTGTGTAAGTTGTTATTGTGAATTTAGTAACATCTTATCTGTTGTTGGGTATGTTGGTGTTTAGTGATGAGTATAGAAGAAGGGAAGGTGTTTGTGTGACAAAAGTTAATAAAAAGATTATCACTATATCGTTAATTGTGACTATCGGGGGGTTGTTGTTTGGCTATAATACAGGTGTTGTAAATGGCGCGTTGAATTTTATCGGTAAAGATTTTATGTTAACCCCTATACAAAAAGGTTGGGTATCATCATCCTTAACATTATCTGCAGCATTTGGAGCAGTTTTTGGTGGGAAAATAAGTGATATGATTGGGCGAAAAAAGACATTGCGTATTATTGCTTGGATTTATCTGATTGGAGCAATAGGTTGTAGCGGATCTTTTAATTTTGCTTTTCTAGTCTCTTTTCGGTTCTTATTGGGACTTGCAGTAGGAGCATCATCAGCTGTTGTGCCATTATATTTAGGTGAAATTTCTTCGGCTGAGCATAGAGGGAAAATGGTTGGTTTAAATCAGGTAATGATTGTGGGTGGACAGTTCTTAGCCTTTTTATTAAATGCTATTTTAGGTAATATGTTTATTCAAAATAATCATATTTGGAAAGTGATGATGGGGTTAGCGGCTATACCAGCAATTATTATGTTAATTGGTATGACAAAAGTATTAGAGTCACCTAAGTGGTATGCTAGAAATGGTATGTTAGATCGTGCAATTCATATAATTAAAGAAATCTATCTAGATGATGACGAGATGGTTAAAAAAGAAATACAAGAGATACAAGAAATACCTGTTAAAGTAGTTAAAAATAAAAAAAATAAAGAAAAAATACCAACTTGGACGATAAAGATTCTTTTGTTAGGGTGTTTATTAGGTATAATACAACAATTTTCGGGAATTAATTCAGTTATGTATTATGGGTCTGAAATTTTAACAATGTATGGATTTGGTGCTAGTGCAGCATTGATATTCAATGTTTTAAATGGTGTTGTTTCAGTTATTGCATCAATCGTAGGAATGACAATTGTTGATAAAATGGGACGAAAAAAATTGGAAATTAGTGGATTGACCATTTGTGCAGTATCGTTAATTTCTGTAGGTGTTCTATCTAATTTGTTATCAGGAACACAAATAGCACCATATATTATTATGATCATTATTTTTATTTATATATTTGCTTTTCAAGGTGCTATTGGACCAGTTACTTGGATTTTAATCTCTGAAATATTTCCAGCTAAGTATAGAGGGACTTTTTCTGGAATTGCAGTGTTTGTTTTATGGATAGCTAATTTTCTCGTTGGGCTATTTTTCCCTGTTCTTGTCAATTCAGTAGGTATTAATGCTACATTTTATGGATTTGCTGGTTGTGCATTATTAGGGATTTTAGTGGTACATTTTAAAATACCAGAAACAAAGGGAAAAACGTTGGAAGAAATTGAAAGCCATTTCATTAAATAGTTCATTGTGAATATAAACACAATTTCTGTTGTTTTAAATAAAATAATGTTAGTTAAAAATATTGATGAAGGAGTATCTAAATGAAAAAATTAAATTGTGGTGTAGTAGGTGTTGGAAGGGTAGGCATGATGCATATTAAGAATCTTCTGAATATTCCAAGTATAAATATCTTAGGTGTATCTGATTTGTTTATTGAGAATGCTGAAGACGAATTGAATATGTTAGGTATTGAGCATTGTTACAAAGATTATCAAGAGTTATTATGTGATGAAGAATTAGAAGCGTTATTCATTTTCTCTTCGACAGACTCACATGAAAAAATAGCAATTGA
This genomic stretch from Vagococcus sp. CY52-2 harbors:
- a CDS encoding sugar porter family MFS transporter produces the protein MTKVNKKIITISLIVTIGGLLFGYNTGVVNGALNFIGKDFMLTPIQKGWVSSSLTLSAAFGAVFGGKISDMIGRKKTLRIIAWIYLIGAIGCSGSFNFAFLVSFRFLLGLAVGASSAVVPLYLGEISSAEHRGKMVGLNQVMIVGGQFLAFLLNAILGNMFIQNNHIWKVMMGLAAIPAIIMLIGMTKVLESPKWYARNGMLDRAIHIIKEIYLDDDEMVKKEIQEIQEIPVKVVKNKKNKEKIPTWTIKILLLGCLLGIIQQFSGINSVMYYGSEILTMYGFGASAALIFNVLNGVVSVIASIVGMTIVDKMGRKKLEISGLTICAVSLISVGVLSNLLSGTQIAPYIIMIIIFIYIFAFQGAIGPVTWILISEIFPAKYRGTFSGIAVFVLWIANFLVGLFFPVLVNSVGINATFYGFAGCALLGILVVHFKIPETKGKTLEEIESHFIK
- a CDS encoding serine hydrolase, which encodes MKKTVKITKIVWIGITTVMIVLGLGYFLNKNMIDDEVLAAGNTDSGSSDKTIDDYFPKENYNGVAIMVEGDKVTSTAVYGYSDYEANKVNNLDTLFPVASLQKMMTATLVAKEISKGKLTYETPLSDFYPDIKGSSDITIRDLIDQTSGIKMDEVAPDKVLTTQEDQINYVLDTLEITGETGFNYTNANYSLLAGILSTVTGESYEELFTKEIIEPLNLSHTFFWDNVAEEDVAKAYNSSLLYGDYTESASDFSRSKALYSSLIGAGNVLMSANDLVTFVQALIDGTLITKEDFSNMVKSDNDYSGAFWQTDGCLQTNGSLGDYESSVFLDNDGENIIILISNGHELDSLSDLASDIYKSHFA